Part of the Candidatus Binataceae bacterium genome, AATCTGCGGCGGATATACGACTTTCTCGACTTTCAGCCTTGAAACGATGGCGCTGATCGGCGATGGGCAATGGGTAGCTGCCTCGCTGAATGCGGTCGGCTCGGTTCTGTTATGTCTGGCCGCAGTGTGGCTGGGGAGCGTGGCGGCGCAATTGATGGGCCGGAGTGTGTAACGATGCACGTTCCACGGGAAGCGGTCTTGCTGCGAATTTTCATTGGCGAAGATGATCGGACAAAGGGCCGTCCGCTGTACGAAGCCATCGTCCTGAAAGCGCGCGAAGCCGGTCTGGCGGGCGCGACGGTCCTACGCGGCCCGATGAGCTTTGGCAAGAGCAGCACGCTGCATACCGCCAAGGTGCTGCGGCTGAGCGAGGACTTGCCGATCGTAATCGAGATTGTCGATACTCAGGAAAAGATCGATGCATTCCTGCCGGTGCTCGACCCGATGATGGGCTCGGGACTGGTCACGCTCGAGCGCGTGCAGGTCCTGCAGTACGGCGACAGCAACGGAAAGAACTGACCGGCGGAGCCAGCCATGGA contains:
- a CDS encoding DUF190 domain-containing protein; this translates as MHVPREAVLLRIFIGEDDRTKGRPLYEAIVLKAREAGLAGATVLRGPMSFGKSSTLHTAKVLRLSEDLPIVIEIVDTQEKIDAFLPVLDPMMGSGLVTLERVQVLQYGDSNGKN